A genome region from Anaerobacillus alkaliphilus includes the following:
- the aroA gene encoding 3-phosphoshikimate 1-carboxyvinyltransferase, whose protein sequence is MAKKVVERVQQLKGSIKVPGDKSISHRAVMFGAIANGKTTVEGFLPGEDCLSTIACFRKLGIEIEQKEDLVTVYGKGWDGLSESSDILDVGNSGTTTRLMLGILATRPFHSVVIGDASIAKRPMARVTSPLKQMGANIDGRHEGNFTPLSIRGGKTKGITFTSPVASAQVKSAVILAGLQSEGVTTVTEPHKSRDHTERMLKAFGADIQENGTTVSVTGGQVLQGRHIVVPGDISSAAFFLVAGAIVPNSEILMKDVGINDTRTGIIDVLQAMGAKLEIKNERVVNEEKMADLLICASDLTGTEIGGEIIPRLIDEIPVIAVLATQANGTTVIKDAEELKVKETNRIDTVVHQLKLLGADIEATEDGMIIHGPTRLHGGQVESYGDHRIGMAMAIAGLVSNGPVEIEEIEAIDVSYPNFFDHLYELI, encoded by the coding sequence ATGGCGAAAAAAGTTGTTGAACGTGTCCAACAATTAAAAGGAAGTATAAAAGTTCCGGGAGATAAATCAATTTCCCACAGAGCCGTAATGTTTGGCGCAATAGCCAATGGGAAAACAACAGTGGAAGGCTTCCTACCAGGTGAAGATTGTTTAAGTACCATTGCCTGCTTTCGAAAACTCGGGATTGAAATTGAGCAAAAAGAGGACTTGGTGACGGTCTACGGTAAAGGCTGGGACGGTTTATCAGAAAGCTCTGATATATTGGATGTTGGTAACTCAGGGACAACGACTCGACTTATGTTAGGGATATTAGCAACAAGACCTTTTCATTCAGTTGTTATCGGTGACGCCTCTATTGCGAAAAGACCAATGGCAAGGGTTACTTCTCCTCTAAAACAAATGGGTGCAAACATTGATGGTCGTCATGAAGGGAATTTTACGCCATTATCAATTCGCGGTGGAAAAACAAAGGGGATTACGTTTACTTCTCCTGTTGCCAGTGCACAAGTAAAGTCTGCGGTTATTCTTGCCGGCCTTCAAAGTGAGGGAGTAACAACTGTAACAGAACCGCATAAATCTCGTGATCATACAGAACGGATGTTAAAAGCATTTGGCGCAGACATTCAAGAGAACGGTACCACTGTTTCGGTTACTGGAGGACAAGTTCTACAAGGACGACACATTGTTGTACCTGGTGATATATCCTCTGCAGCTTTCTTTTTAGTGGCAGGGGCAATCGTTCCAAACAGTGAAATTCTAATGAAAGATGTAGGCATTAATGATACTAGAACAGGAATTATTGATGTTTTACAGGCAATGGGTGCAAAATTAGAGATAAAAAATGAACGAGTCGTCAATGAAGAGAAAATGGCAGACTTACTGATTTGCGCGTCAGACCTTACTGGTACAGAAATCGGGGGCGAAATTATTCCTCGCTTAATTGATGAAATCCCAGTTATAGCTGTCCTGGCAACACAAGCGAATGGAACGACTGTCATTAAAGATGCCGAAGAGCTTAAAGTAAAAGAGACAAATAGGATAGATACAGTAGTACATCAACTGAAGCTGTTAGGAGCCGATATTGAAGCTACAGAAGACGGAATGATTATTCATGGCCCAACTAGGTTACACGGTGGACAAGTAGAGAGTTATGGAGATCATCGCATAGGAATGGCTATGGCAATTGCAGGGTTAGTTAGTAATGGTCCTGTTGAGATTGAGGAAATAGAAGCCATTGATGTATCTTACCCTAACTTCTTTGATCATTTGTATGAATTAATTTAA